A genomic segment from Armatimonadota bacterium encodes:
- a CDS encoding GntR family transcriptional regulator: MRTTQREPLSLSAAWRSLGRLRSRQTLAELVAAEVRERIASGEFPMGGELNQFQLTRELGVSRTVVREAFRQLEAAGIIMLAPYRHAVVTPLDTDDLEDLWTLRTVLEGLAVRRAVRRPADAAARLGTLLAAMERETGEDWLELDRRFHQEIAELSGNPLLPKLLDAVRMPIDRFLQFVAGARPRIRSANREHRAILDALVKGDDARAVAVVRAHIDRTRRLVTDRLRRVGLASSDGTAARKGP; the protein is encoded by the coding sequence TTGAGGACGACCCAGCGGGAGCCCTTGTCCCTGTCGGCTGCCTGGCGTTCCCTCGGGCGGCTGCGCAGTCGCCAGACGCTGGCGGAGCTCGTCGCCGCTGAGGTGCGCGAGCGGATCGCCTCCGGCGAGTTCCCGATGGGGGGGGAACTGAACCAGTTTCAGCTGACGCGGGAACTGGGCGTGAGTCGTACCGTCGTCCGGGAGGCGTTCCGGCAATTGGAGGCGGCGGGCATCATCATGCTGGCCCCCTATCGGCATGCCGTGGTTACGCCTCTCGACACCGACGACCTGGAGGACCTGTGGACCCTCAGGACGGTGCTGGAAGGACTGGCGGTGCGCCGGGCTGTTCGACGACCGGCGGACGCTGCTGCGCGGCTTGGCACGCTGCTGGCCGCCATGGAACGGGAAACGGGTGAGGACTGGCTGGAGCTGGACCGGCGCTTCCATCAGGAGATTGCCGAGTTGTCAGGGAATCCGCTCCTGCCGAAGCTACTCGATGCTGTACGGATGCCCATCGATCGTTTCCTCCAGTTCGTGGCAGGAGCTCGCCCCAGGATCCGGTCAGCAAACCGGGAACATCGGGCCATTCTCGATGCCCTGGTCAAAGGCGATGACGCCCGTGCTGTCGCTGTGGTCCGCGCGCACATTGACCGGACCCGGCGGCTGGTGACCGACCGGTTGCGCCGGGTAGGGTTGGCATCCTCCGATGGGACCGCGGCGAGGAAGGGACCGTGA
- a CDS encoding dihydrodipicolinate synthase family protein, which produces MTLPYTRAEAKAWAREHMRGVCNVVLPTFTGDLRRLNAAAIAHDVRRSVEFGFWGSLLASECGATVAEYQAFIEIAAAAAPPTHHLVIHGSFDTLEDVVTVCRFAEEHGGVLLLLSYPLTFYPRSAQDIIAYTRAVSRATDLGIILFAVGFWGFRRLHPSAFPPEAIVELAREETVVALKYEVGHPGTGGMVEVQKRVGHQLVITDPLEHNAPAWVDAYGMQWLGTSYYNYFGDRIPRLFRLMQEGRWEEAMPLYWALQPCREAYQALRGTLTGAGLVPRLAWKYMEWLNGFNGGPIRMPHLRLNGAQMRLLREGAVASGLDVTADPDERFFQGRHPA; this is translated from the coding sequence GTGACGCTCCCCTACACCCGTGCCGAGGCCAAGGCCTGGGCGCGCGAGCACATGCGCGGGGTGTGCAACGTCGTCCTGCCGACCTTCACCGGCGACCTGCGGCGGCTGAACGCGGCGGCCATCGCCCACGACGTGCGCCGTTCGGTGGAGTTCGGTTTCTGGGGCTCGCTGCTGGCCTCGGAGTGCGGGGCCACGGTGGCGGAGTACCAGGCGTTCATCGAGATCGCCGCCGCCGCCGCCCCGCCCACCCACCACCTGGTCATCCACGGCTCCTTCGACACGCTGGAGGACGTCGTGACGGTGTGCCGCTTCGCCGAGGAGCACGGCGGGGTGCTGCTGCTGTTGAGCTACCCGCTGACCTTCTACCCGCGCAGCGCCCAGGACATCATCGCCTACACGCGCGCGGTGAGCCGGGCCACCGACCTGGGGATCATCCTCTTCGCGGTGGGCTTCTGGGGGTTCCGCCGCCTCCACCCGTCGGCCTTCCCCCCGGAGGCGATCGTCGAACTGGCCCGGGAGGAGACCGTGGTGGCGCTCAAGTACGAAGTGGGCCACCCCGGGACCGGCGGCATGGTGGAGGTGCAGAAGCGCGTGGGGCACCAGCTCGTCATCACCGACCCGCTGGAGCACAACGCCCCGGCCTGGGTGGACGCCTACGGGATGCAGTGGCTCGGGACGAGCTACTACAACTACTTCGGGGACCGCATCCCCCGCCTGTTCCGGCTGATGCAGGAGGGGCGCTGGGAGGAGGCGATGCCGCTCTACTGGGCCCTGCAGCCCTGCCGCGAGGCCTACCAGGCGCTGCGCGGCACGCTCACCGGCGCGGGGCTCGTGCCCCGGCTGGCCTGGAAGTACATGGAGTGGCTCAACGGGTTCAACGGCGGGCCCATCCGCATGCCGCACCTGCGCCTCAACGGCGCGCAGATGCGGCTGCTGCGCGAGGGGGCGGTGGCCTCCGGGCTCGACGTCACCGCGGACCCGGACGAGCGCTTCTTCCAGGGGCGCCACCCGGCGTGA
- a CDS encoding ornithine cyclodeaminase family protein produces MTAAGPAAVTVVSPPGAPAPPGGVLVLTAEDVASLLDPAAAVEAVEALFAAEAAGGVRVPTRLTVETAHGWFRVMPGVLQDGDGPLAGAKVMALAQGTGLTYLVLLYDARTGALLALMDASTLTQRRTGAVTAAFVRFAFPTGVGRLGLFGSGFEAQGQLEAIAQAVAVEAAVVYSPRAERRERFAREMSARLGVAVEAVGDPQAVAAASLVVLATRAAHPVVQGAWFAPGTVIVSIGATRPDLREVDEATVRRAGRVLVDHRDQALQESGDVRAALAAGAIGEGDVVEVGRVLAGEVPLRTGELVLFKPSGTAAQDLAVARVVYERARARGVGRMVDGFLTVKPR; encoded by the coding sequence GTGACCGCTGCGGGGCCGGCCGCCGTGACCGTCGTGTCGCCACCCGGCGCCCCCGCCCCGCCCGGCGGGGTGCTGGTGCTAACCGCCGAGGACGTGGCCAGCCTGCTCGATCCCGCCGCCGCCGTGGAGGCGGTCGAGGCCCTCTTCGCCGCCGAGGCCGCCGGCGGGGTGCGGGTGCCGACGCGCCTGACCGTGGAGACAGCGCACGGCTGGTTCCGCGTGATGCCGGGGGTGCTGCAGGACGGGGACGGGCCGCTGGCCGGGGCGAAGGTGATGGCGCTGGCGCAGGGGACGGGCCTCACCTACCTGGTGCTCCTCTACGACGCGCGGACGGGGGCGCTGCTCGCGCTGATGGACGCCTCGACCCTCACCCAGCGGCGCACCGGCGCCGTGACGGCGGCGTTCGTGCGCTTCGCCTTCCCCACGGGGGTGGGGCGGCTGGGCCTCTTCGGCTCGGGGTTCGAGGCGCAGGGGCAGCTCGAGGCCATCGCGCAGGCAGTGGCCGTCGAGGCGGCGGTCGTCTACAGCCCGCGGGCGGAGCGGCGGGAGCGGTTCGCCCGGGAGATGTCGGCGCGCCTGGGGGTGGCGGTGGAGGCGGTGGGCGACCCCCAGGCGGTGGCGGCGGCCTCGCTCGTCGTGCTGGCGACGCGCGCCGCCCACCCGGTGGTGCAGGGGGCGTGGTTTGCGCCGGGGACGGTGATCGTCTCCATCGGCGCCACCCGGCCCGACCTGCGCGAGGTCGACGAAGCGACGGTGCGGCGGGCCGGCCGCGTGCTGGTAGACCACCGCGACCAGGCGCTGCAGGAGTCGGGGGACGTGCGCGCGGCGCTGGCGGCGGGTGCCATCGGCGAGGGGGACGTGGTGGAGGTGGGGCGCGTCCTCGCCGGCGAAGTGCCGCTGCGCACCGGGGAGCTCGTCCTCTTCAAGCCCTCGGGGACGGCGGCGCAGGACCTGGCGGTGGCCCGCGTGGTCTACGAGCGGGCCCGCGCCCGCGGGGTGGGCCGCATGGTGGACGGGTTCCTCACGGTGAAGCCGCGGTGA
- a CDS encoding VOC family protein, translating into MSAPAARPAKAPRRIRRPGHLALRVPDLGRALDFYTRVVRLAVSEEADGAVYLRAQWEHHCLELRSGAEPGVDHLAWETDSDEETAALWTALAERGVPVREAMPEPGRRGLAFQFQDPLGMWNEVYRAMDRLGVLVPAGPAPVLRLGHFTRMTPDPDGAMAFFRTAGFRVSDWVPDTQAFLRCRPEHHNLGFLKFDRVTLHHHAYDVGDWNAIKAVLDWCAAQTVRVEVGPVRHAAGNNIAVYIRDPFGVRVEFFCEMEAIDDDEDHDTRRQPVVFDLWHRTPPPPGYRD; encoded by the coding sequence GTGTCCGCCCCCGCGGCCCGGCCGGCGAAGGCGCCGCGGCGCATCCGTCGCCCCGGCCACCTGGCCCTGCGCGTGCCGGACCTGGGCCGGGCCCTCGACTTCTACACGCGGGTGGTACGGCTGGCGGTCTCCGAGGAGGCCGACGGGGCCGTCTACCTGCGCGCCCAGTGGGAGCACCACTGCCTGGAGCTGCGCTCCGGCGCGGAGCCCGGCGTGGACCACCTGGCCTGGGAGACGGACAGCGACGAGGAAACCGCGGCGCTGTGGACGGCGCTGGCCGAACGCGGGGTGCCGGTGCGGGAGGCGATGCCGGAGCCGGGCCGCCGCGGGCTGGCCTTCCAGTTCCAGGACCCGCTGGGCATGTGGAACGAGGTCTACCGGGCGATGGACCGGCTGGGGGTGCTGGTCCCGGCGGGGCCGGCCCCGGTGCTGCGGCTGGGCCACTTCACCCGCATGACGCCGGACCCGGATGGCGCCATGGCCTTCTTCCGCACGGCGGGCTTCCGCGTCTCGGACTGGGTGCCGGACACCCAGGCCTTCCTGCGCTGCCGCCCGGAGCACCACAACCTGGGCTTCCTCAAGTTCGACCGGGTGACGCTGCACCACCACGCCTACGACGTGGGGGACTGGAACGCCATCAAGGCGGTCCTCGACTGGTGCGCCGCGCAGACGGTGCGCGTCGAGGTCGGGCCGGTGCGCCACGCCGCCGGGAACAACATCGCCGTCTACATCCGGGACCCCTTCGGGGTGCGCGTGGAGTTCTTCTGCGAGATGGAGGCCATCGACGACGACGAGGACCACGACACCCGCCGCCAGCCCGTCGTCTTTGACCTCTGGCACCGCACCCCGCCGCCCCCCGGCTATCGCGACTGA
- a CDS encoding hydantoinase/oxoprolinase family protein, producing the protein MRVGVDVGGTFTDLLLVPPDGRAVIAKHLTTPADPGEAVAAVVRRALPRDGERPVAGTLVHGTTLVTNTLIERSGPPTALLATMGFRDALEIGREHRYELYDLRLELPRPLVPRHLRFDVPERLAADGTVLLPLDEAYVRRLAAELRARGIRAVAVCYLHSYRNPVHEHRTAALIREVAPELQVACSADVAPELREFPRMSTTAANVYVQERVARYLGALERRLLEAGFAGQVFVMLSSGGVGTVETAVRFPVRLLESGPAAGALAAAALGRRAGFPDLLSFDMGGTTAKLCAVAGGAPLRVDEFEVDRVYRFRRGSGLPVRIPVIDMIEIGAGGGSIARVDALGLLKVGPESAGADPGPACYGRGGREPTVTDADLVLGYLDPAYFLGGRMPLDPAAARRALAPLAARLGLSVEQAAWGIHQVVNEQMAQAARAHLAERGRDPRRLPLFAFGGAGPVHASHLARILRLPAVIAPLGAGVGSTFGLLAAPLAFDFVRSAPARLDALDWAAVSVLVQGMAEEGRALLARAGVPSEAVTVRVSADMRYAGQGHEVEVPLPDGVLDTRSAAALTAAFERAYRERYGRAGPAVPVEVVNWRLTASGPVPDLAVRFPLEAAAGRARKGTRRCFFPEAGGFVETPVLDRYVLRPGDRFTGPAVVEERESTLVVGPGAHARVDEHLNVIVEFAGAPGPEAGHA; encoded by the coding sequence GTGCGCGTCGGCGTCGACGTCGGGGGCACCTTCACGGACCTGCTGCTGGTCCCGCCGGACGGCCGCGCCGTCATCGCCAAGCACCTGACCACGCCGGCCGACCCCGGCGAGGCCGTGGCGGCGGTGGTGCGCCGCGCCCTCCCGCGCGACGGGGAGCGCCCCGTGGCGGGGACGCTGGTGCACGGCACCACCCTGGTGACCAACACCCTCATCGAGCGCAGCGGGCCGCCCACCGCGCTCCTCGCCACCATGGGGTTCCGGGACGCCCTGGAGATCGGCCGCGAGCACCGCTACGAGCTCTACGACCTGCGACTGGAGCTGCCCCGGCCGCTCGTCCCCCGCCACCTGCGCTTCGACGTCCCCGAGCGTCTGGCCGCCGACGGCACCGTGCTCTTGCCGCTCGACGAGGCCTACGTGCGCCGGCTGGCCGCCGAGCTGCGGGCCCGGGGCATCCGGGCGGTGGCGGTCTGCTACCTGCACAGCTACCGCAACCCCGTCCACGAGCACCGCACCGCGGCGCTGATCCGCGAGGTGGCGCCCGAGCTGCAGGTGGCCTGCAGCGCGGATGTGGCTCCGGAGCTGCGCGAGTTCCCGCGGATGAGCACCACCGCCGCCAACGTCTACGTGCAGGAACGGGTGGCCCGCTACCTGGGGGCGCTGGAGAGGCGCCTGCTCGAGGCGGGCTTCGCCGGGCAGGTCTTCGTCATGCTGAGCAGCGGCGGGGTGGGCACGGTGGAGACCGCGGTGCGCTTTCCGGTCCGCCTGCTGGAGTCCGGGCCGGCCGCGGGCGCGCTGGCCGCCGCGGCGCTGGGCCGCCGCGCCGGCTTCCCCGACCTGCTCTCCTTCGACATGGGCGGGACCACCGCCAAGCTGTGCGCGGTGGCGGGCGGCGCGCCGCTACGGGTGGACGAGTTCGAGGTCGACCGTGTCTACCGCTTCCGCCGCGGCAGCGGGCTGCCGGTCCGCATCCCCGTGATCGACATGATCGAGATCGGAGCCGGCGGCGGCAGCATCGCCCGGGTGGACGCGCTGGGCCTGCTGAAGGTGGGGCCGGAGAGCGCCGGGGCCGACCCCGGGCCGGCCTGCTACGGCCGCGGCGGGCGCGAGCCCACCGTCACCGACGCCGACCTGGTGCTGGGCTACCTCGACCCCGCCTACTTCCTGGGTGGGCGCATGCCGCTCGACCCCGCCGCCGCCCGCCGCGCCCTTGCCCCGCTGGCCGCCCGTCTGGGGTTGAGCGTGGAGCAGGCCGCCTGGGGGATCCACCAGGTGGTGAACGAGCAGATGGCCCAGGCCGCCCGCGCCCACCTGGCCGAGCGCGGCCGTGACCCGCGCCGCCTGCCGCTCTTCGCCTTCGGCGGAGCGGGACCGGTGCACGCCAGCCACCTGGCGCGCATCCTGCGTCTGCCGGCGGTGATCGCGCCGCTCGGCGCCGGGGTGGGCTCCACCTTCGGGCTGCTGGCGGCGCCGCTGGCCTTCGACTTCGTGCGCAGCGCCCCCGCCCGTCTGGACGCGCTGGACTGGGCGGCGGTCTCGGTCCTGGTGCAGGGGATGGCGGAGGAGGGGCGGGCGCTCCTGGCGCGCGCCGGTGTCCCCTCGGAGGCGGTGACGGTGCGGGTGAGCGCGGACATGCGCTACGCCGGGCAGGGGCACGAGGTCGAAGTACCGCTCCCCGACGGCGTGCTGGACACCCGGTCGGCCGCCGCCCTGACCGCGGCCTTCGAGCGCGCCTACCGAGAGCGCTACGGTCGCGCCGGGCCTGCCGTCCCGGTAGAGGTGGTGAACTGGCGCCTGACCGCGAGTGGCCCCGTCCCCGACCTCGCGGTGCGCTTCCCCCTGGAGGCGGCGGCCGGTCGCGCCCGCAAGGGGACGCGCCGGTGCTTCTTCCCCGAAGCCGGCGGCTTCGTGGAGACGCCGGTGCTCGACCGCTACGTCCTGCGCCCGGGCGACCGCTTCACCGGTCCCGCGGTGGTGGAGGAGCGCGAGTCCACCCTGGTGGTGGGTCCGGGCGCGCACGCCCGCGTGGACGAGCACCTGAACGTCATCGTGGAGTTCGCCGGGGCGCCCGGGCCGGAGGCCGGCCATGCGTGA
- a CDS encoding hydantoinase B/oxoprolinase family protein: MRETALDPITLEVIWSRLLAVVTEQQDALMRTAFSTVVRESQDLACGLFDPQGRMIAQSVSGTPGHINAMATSMRHFLRAYPPERLAPGDVLLTNDPWMTAGQVNDITVATPVFRGGRLVALFANTCHAPDIGGRLLSAEAREVYEEGLLLPILKLFDRGEPNQVLLAVIRANVRLPDEVVGDLYAQAACNEAGARALLETMEEFGLATLDDVAEEIVRRSEAAVRQRIRALPDGEWTSETWSDGFDEPILIRCRVRVAGDELWIDFTGSSPQSPRGINVVLNYTHAYASFAVKAAIYPDIPHNEGGFRPVHVSAPPGCILHALPPAPVASRHALGHFIPTAIYAALAGALPDRVIAPGADPIWLTVWRGSDPPFTFTMFQVGGTGARPSQDGLNTVGFPSGVAGVPAEVVEALSPLILWKRELRPDSGGPGRWRGGLGQRTTFGCRGRGAWSVSGIVDRTRFPAPGLLGGGPGAPGEVVLDSGERPNPKARIDLRPGQLIHLHLPGGGGYGDPYTRDPERVRQDVAAGYVTPEAAARDYGVVVRFTGDPDALVRLPEEWVVDEAATRELRERRKTERAR, from the coding sequence ATGCGTGAGACGGCCCTCGACCCCATCACCCTGGAGGTGATCTGGAGCCGGCTGCTCGCCGTGGTCACCGAGCAGCAGGACGCCCTCATGCGCACCGCCTTCTCCACCGTGGTGCGCGAGAGCCAGGACCTGGCCTGCGGCCTCTTCGACCCGCAGGGCCGGATGATCGCGCAGTCGGTGAGCGGTACCCCCGGCCACATCAACGCCATGGCCACCTCCATGCGCCACTTCCTGCGCGCCTACCCGCCCGAGCGGCTCGCCCCGGGCGACGTGCTGCTGACCAACGACCCCTGGATGACGGCGGGGCAGGTGAACGACATCACGGTGGCCACGCCGGTCTTCCGGGGCGGGCGCCTGGTGGCCCTCTTCGCCAACACCTGCCACGCTCCGGACATCGGCGGCCGGCTCCTCTCAGCGGAGGCCCGCGAGGTCTACGAGGAAGGGCTGCTCCTCCCCATCCTCAAGCTCTTCGACCGGGGCGAACCCAACCAGGTCCTCCTCGCCGTCATCCGCGCCAACGTGCGCCTGCCCGACGAGGTGGTGGGTGACCTCTACGCCCAGGCCGCCTGCAACGAGGCGGGCGCGCGGGCGCTGCTGGAGACGATGGAGGAGTTCGGCCTGGCCACGCTCGACGACGTGGCCGAGGAGATCGTCCGCCGCAGTGAGGCGGCGGTGCGCCAGCGCATCCGGGCCCTGCCGGACGGGGAGTGGACGAGCGAGACGTGGAGCGACGGCTTCGACGAGCCGATCCTGATCCGCTGTCGGGTGCGCGTGGCCGGGGACGAGCTGTGGATCGACTTCACCGGCTCCTCGCCCCAGAGCCCCCGCGGCATCAACGTCGTGCTCAACTACACCCACGCCTACGCCTCCTTCGCCGTGAAGGCCGCCATCTACCCGGACATCCCGCACAATGAGGGCGGCTTCCGCCCGGTCCACGTCAGCGCGCCGCCGGGGTGCATCCTCCACGCCCTCCCGCCGGCCCCGGTGGCCAGCCGCCACGCCCTCGGCCACTTCATCCCCACGGCCATCTACGCCGCCCTGGCGGGCGCGCTGCCCGACCGGGTGATCGCGCCGGGCGCGGACCCGATCTGGCTGACGGTCTGGCGCGGCAGCGACCCCCCCTTCACCTTCACGATGTTCCAGGTGGGAGGCACCGGCGCGCGGCCCTCGCAGGACGGGCTCAACACGGTGGGCTTCCCGAGCGGCGTCGCCGGCGTGCCGGCCGAGGTGGTGGAGGCCCTCTCGCCCCTCATCCTGTGGAAGCGGGAGCTGCGTCCCGACTCCGGTGGCCCGGGCCGGTGGCGCGGCGGGCTCGGCCAGCGCACCACCTTCGGCTGCCGGGGGCGGGGCGCCTGGAGCGTCTCGGGGATCGTGGACCGCACTCGCTTCCCCGCCCCCGGGCTGCTCGGCGGCGGACCGGGGGCGCCCGGGGAGGTCGTGCTCGACTCGGGCGAGCGGCCGAACCCCAAGGCCCGCATCGACCTGCGCCCGGGCCAGCTCATCCACCTCCACCTGCCGGGCGGCGGCGGGTACGGCGACCCCTACACGCGCGATCCGGAGCGGGTGCGGCAGGACGTGGCGGCCGGCTACGTGACGCCGGAGGCGGCGGCGCGCGACTACGGGGTGGTGGTGCGCTTCACCGGCGACCCCGATGCGCTGGTGCGGCTGCCGGAGGAGTGGGTGGTGGACGAGGCGGCCACGCGCGAGTTGCGGGAGAGGCGCAAG